A stretch of the Vitis vinifera cultivar Pinot Noir 40024 chromosome 16, ASM3070453v1 genome encodes the following:
- the UFGT gene encoding anthocyanidin 3-O-glucosyltransferase UFGT, which translates to MSQTTTNPHVAVLAFPFSTHAAPLLAVVRRLAAAAPHAVFSFFSTSQSNASIFHDSMHTMQCNIKSYDVSDGVAEGYVFAGRPQEDIELFMRAAPESFRQGMVMAVAETGRPVSCLVADAFIWFAADMAAEMGVAWLPFWTAGPNSLSTHVYTDEIREKIGVSGIQGREDELLNFIPGMSKVRFRDLQEGIVFGNLNSLFSRMLHRMGQVLPKATAVFINSFEELDDSLTNDLKSKLKTYLNIGPFNLITPPPVIPNTTGCLQWLKERKPTSVVYISFGTVTTPPPAELVALAEALEASRVPFIWSLRDKARVHLPEGFLEKTRGYGMVVPWAPQAEVLAHEAVGAFVTHCGWNSLWESVAGGVPLICRPFYGDQRLNGRMVEDALEIGVRIEGGVFTESGLMSCFDQILSQEKGKKLRENLGALRETADRAVGPKGSSTENFKTLVDLVSKPKDV; encoded by the exons ATGTCTCAAACCACCACCAACCCCCATGTGGCCGTCCTGGCCTTCCCCTTCTCCACCCATGCAGCCCCCCTCCTTGCCGTCGTTCGCCGCCTTGCTGCCGCTGCCCCTCATGCAGTCTTCTCCTTCTTCAGCACCAGCCAATCCAACGCCTCCATCTTCCACGACTCCATGCATACCATGCAATGTAATATCAAGTCCTATGATGTGTCCGACGGTGTGGCTGAGGGGTATGTGTTCGCCGGGCGGCCCCAGGAGGATATTGAGCTGTTCATGAGGGCTGCGCCGGAGAGCTTTAGGCAGGGGATGGTGATGGCTGTGGCCGAGACAGGGCGGCCAGTGAGCTGCCTGGTGGCTGACGCATTCATTTGGTTTGCTGCAGATATGGCAGCAGAGATGGGGGTGGCTTGGCTGCCGTTTTGGACTGCAGGGCCTAACTCACTCTCCACCCATGTTTACACTGATGAAATCAGAGAAAAGATTGGAGTTTCAG GCATTCAAGGCCGTGAAGACGAGCTGCTCAATTTCATTCCCGGAATGTCTAAAGTACGTTTTCGCGACCTGCAGGAAGGCATCGTGTTCGGAAACCTAAACTCGCTCTTCTCACGCATGCTCCATCGGATGGGCCAAGTGCTACCTAAGGCGACTGCAGTTTTCATAAACTCCTTCGAGGAGCTCGACGATTCCCTAACCAATGATCTCAAATCCAAGCTCAAGACGTACCTCAATATCGGTCCATTTAACCTAATAACCCCACCGCCGGTTATACCCAACACAACCGGCTGCCTCCAATGgctcaaagaaagaaaacccacCTCGGTCGTGTACATTAGCTTTGGCACCGTCACGACACCACCCCCAGCCGAGCTTGTAGCCCTAGCTGAGGCACTGGAGGCAAGCCGGGTACCGTTTATATGGTCCCTAAGGGACAAGGCAAGGGTGCATTTGCCAGAAGGTTTCTTGGAGAAGACCAGAGGGTACGGAATGGTGGTTCCATGGGCTCCTCAGGCGGAGGTCCTAGCACATGAGGCAGTTGGGGCTTTTGTAACACATTGTGGATGGAACTCATTGTGGGAAAGCGTGGCCGGTGGGGTACCCTTGATTTGCAGGCCCTTTTATGGGGACCAAAGGCTCAATGGGAGGATGGTGGAGGATGCTTTGGAGATTGGAGTGAGAATTGAAGGTGGGGTTTTCACAGAGAGTGGGCTAATGAGTTGCTTTGATCAAATTCTCTCAcaagaaaaagggaagaaacTGAGGGAAAATCTGGGAGCCCTAAGAGAGACTGCAGACAGGGCAGTTGGTCCTAAAGGGAGTTCTACTGAGAATTTCAAAACCCTGGTGGATTTAGTGTCAAAACCAAAGGATGTCTAG
- the LOC100256288 gene encoding protein EXPORTIN 1A, translating into MAAEKLRDLSQPIDVALLDATVAAFYGTGSKEERTAADQILRELQNNPDMWLQVVHILQSTQNLNTKFFALQVLEGVIKYRWNALPVEQRDGMKNYISEVIVQLSSNEASFRRERLYVNKLNIILVQVLKHEWPARWRSFIPDLVSAAKTSETICENCMAILKLLSEEVFDFSRGEMTQQKIKELKQSLNSEFQLIHELCLYVLSASQRTELIRATLATLHAFLSWIPLGYIFESPLLETLLKFFPVPSYRNLTLQCLTEVAALNFGDFYNLQYVKMYNIFMVQLQSILPTTTNIPEAYAHGSSEEQAFIQNLALFFTSFYKSHIRVLESSQENISALLLGLEYLIGISYVDDTEVFKVCLDYWNSLVLELFEAHHNLDNPAVAANMMGLQIPLIPGMVDGLGSQLLQRRQLYSGPMSKLRLLMICRMAKPEEVLIVEDENGNIVRETMKDNDVLVQYKIMRETLIYLSHLDHEDTEKQMLKKLSKQLKGEDWTWNNLNTLCWAIGSISGSMMEEQENRFLVMVIRDLLNLCEITKGKDNKAVIASNIMYVVGQYPKFLRAHWKFLKTVVNKLFEFMHETHPGVQDMACDTFLKIVQKCKRKFVIIQVGENEPFVSELLSGLPSTIADLEPHQIHTFYESVGHMIQAESDPQKRDEYLQRLMELPNQKWAEIIGQARQSVDFLKDQDVIRTVLNILQTNTSVATSLGTYFLSQITLIFLDMLNVYRMYSELISNSIAEGGPFASKTSYVKLLRSVKRETLKLIETFLDKAEDQPQIGKQFVPPMMDPVLGDYARNVPDARESEVLSLFATIINKYKGAMIEDVPRIFEASFQCTLEMITKNFEDYPEHRLKFFSLLRAIATHCFPALIRLSSQQLKLVMDSIIWAFRHTERNIAETGLNLLLEMLKNFQASEFCNQFYRTYFLTIEQEIFAVLTDTFHKPGFKLHVLVLQHLFCLVESGALTEPLWDVSTVAYPYPNNTMFVREYTIKLLSTSFPNMTTSEVTQFVTGLFESRNDLSTFKNHIRDFLVQSKEFSAQDNKDLYAEEAAAQRERERQRMLSIPGLIAPNEIQDEMLDS; encoded by the exons atggcGGCCGAGAAGCTTAGGGATTTGAGCCAGCCGATTGATGTGGCGCTGCTCGACGCTACCGTCGCGGCCTTCTACGGCACTGGATCTAAGGAGGAG AGGACAGCTGCAGACCAGATTTTGAGGGAGCTGCAAAACAATCCAGATATGTGGCTTCAAGTAGTTCATATTCTACAAAGCACTCAGAATCTAAACACCAAGTTCTTTGCCTTGCAG GTCCTTGAGGGTGTTATTAAGTATAGGTGGAACGCATTGCCTGTTGAACAACGGGATGGGATGAAGAATTACATTTCTGAAGTCATTGTCCAG CTTTCAAGCAATGAGGCCTCATTTCGGCGAGAGAGGCTGTATGTCAACAAGCTCAATATCATCTTGGTTCAG GTTTTGAAGCATGAGTGGCCAGCAAGATGGCGAAGCTTCATTCCTGATCTTGTTTCGGCAGCAAAAACTAGTGAAACAATTTGTGAAAATTGCATGGCTATTTTGAAA CTTCTAAGTGAGGAGGTTTTTGATTTCTCAAGGGGAGAAATGACTCAACAGAAGATCAAAGAGCTTAAACAATCTCTAAACAG TGAGTTTCAGCTCATTCATGAGTTATGCTTATATGTACTATCAGCATCTCAAAGAACTGAACTTATACGGGCAACGCTGGCTACATTGCATGCTTTTCTCTCATGGATTCCTTTGGGCTATATTTTTGAATCACCGCTG CTGGAAACGCTCCTAAAATTTTTTCCTGTCCCATCATATCGGAATCTCACCCTCCAGTGTTTGACAGAG GTTGCAGCCCTTAATTTTGGGGACTTCTATAACCTTCAGTATGTGAAAATGTATAACATATTCATGGTCCAGTTACAG TCTATTCTTCCAACTACTACAAACATACCTGAGGCTTATGCACATGGCTCTAGTGAGGAGCAG GCATTTATTCAGAaccttgctctatttttcacCTCATTTTATAAG TCTCATATTCGAGTGCTGGAATCTAGTCAAGAGAACATATCTGCACTCCTACTGGGTCTTGAGTATCTCATTGGCATCTCATATGTGGATGACACTGAAGTTTTCAAG GTTTGTCTGGACTATTGGAACTCCTTAGTTTTGGAGCTGTTCGAGGCACACCATAATTTAGATAATCCTGCAGTGGCTGCAAATATGATGGGACTGCAg ATACCATTGATCCCTGGTATGGTTGATGGCCTTGGTTCTCAACTTCTGCAGCGGCGGCAGCTTTATTCTGGTCCTATGTCAAAGTTGAGATTGCTTATGATCTGTCGTATGGCTAAGCCTGAAGAAGTTCTGattgttgaagatgaaaatgGGAATATTGTTCGTGAAACTATGAAAGACAATGATGTCCTTGTTCAGTATAAG ATTATGAGAGAAACTCTGATCTATTTGTCACACCTTGATCATGAGGATACTGAAAAGCAG ATGCTGAAAAAATTAAGTAAGCAGCTGAAAGGTGAGGATTGGACATGGAATAACTTAAATACATTATGCTGGGCAATAGGATCCATATCCGGTTCCATGATGGAAGAACAG GAAAACAGATTTCTGGTGATGGTCATCCGTGATTTACTGAATTTATGTGAAATcacaaaaggaaaagataacAAGGCCGTCATTGCAAGCAACATCAT GTATGTTGTTGGACAATACCCAAAATTTCTGAGGGCCCATTGGAAGTTCTTGAAAACTGTTGTGAATAAGTTATTTGAGTTCATGCATGAGACACATCCTGGAGTTCAG GACATGGCCTGCGATACATTCTTGAAAATTGTCCAGAAGTGCAAACGTAAATTTGTTATTATACAG GTTGGTGAAAATGAACCATTTGTATCTGAATTACTATCAGGCCTTCCATCAACTATTGCAGATCTTGAGCCTCACCAAATCCATACCTTTTATGAATCT gTTGGTCATATGATCCAAGCAGAATCTGATCCCCAGAAGAGGGATGAGTATCTGCAGAGGTTGATGGAACTCCCAAATCAG AAATGGGCTGAAATTATTGGACAGGCACGCCAAAGTGTTGATTTCCTGAAGGATCAAGATGTGATCCGGACTGTGCTTAATATATTGCAG ACAAATACAAGTGTTGCCACATCACTTGGAACATATTTCTTATCACAAATTACGCTGATATTTTTGGACATGCTTAACGTGTACAG AATGTACAGTGAGCTTATATCGAATAGCATTGCTGAAGGAGGGCCCTTTGCCTCTAAAACGTCCTATGTAAAGCTTTTGCG GTCAGTTAAGAGGGAGACTCTCAAGCTCATTGAGACATTTTTGGACAAGGCTGAAGATCAGCCACAAATTGGAAAGCAATTTGTTCCTCCAATGATGGATCCTGTTCTTGGTGACTACGCAAGGAATGTACCTGATGCTAGGGAATCAGAAGTTTTGTCACTTTTTGCAACAATAATAAACAA GTACAAGGGTGCAATGATAGAGGATGTGCCTCGCATATTTGAAGCCAGTTTTCAATGCACGCTGGAG ATGAttactaaaaattttgaagattatcCAGAGCATCGCCTAAAATTCTTCTCCTTACTTCGTGCAATTGCTACACATTGCTTTCCTGCTTTGATTCGGTTGTCAAGCCAG CAATTGAAGCTTGTAATGGACTCAATCATATGGGCTTTCCGGCACACTGAGAGGAATATTGCAGAAACAGGTTTAAACCTTTTATTGGAGATGTTGAAGAACTTTCAG GCTTCTGAGTTCTGTAACCAGTTCTACCGAACGTACTTCTTGACAATCGAGCAAGAAATTTTTGCTGTTCTGACAGATACCTTTCACAAACCTGGATTCAAGTTGCATGTCTTAGTACTGCAGCACCTATTTTGCCTG GTTGAGTCTGGTGCATTAACAGAGCCTTTATGGGATGTATCTACAGTTGCTTATCCATATCCTAATAACACAATGTTTGTTCGTGAGTATACCATAAAACTCTTGAGTACCTCGTTCCCCAACATGACGACATCTGAG GTGACCCAATTTGTGACTGGACTATTTGAGTCGAGAAATGACCTCTCAACATTTAAAAATCACATACGAGACTTCCTCGTTCAATCAAAAGAATTCTCTGCTCAG GATAACAAAGATCTCTATGCAGAAGAAGCTGCTGctcagagagaaagagagcgaCAGCGGATGCTTAGTATCCCAGGGCTCATCGCCCCAAATGAGATTCAAGACGAGATGTTGGACTCATAG